Within the Achromobacter spanius genome, the region TTCGCCGCGCGCGCGCCCGGCCTGTCCGGCGCGGTCCAGATCCTGGGCCGCCGCTTTCCGCAGTACGACCTGCTGCTGATCGCCGCCGGGCCCATCGTGTTGGGCCTGTTGTGGCTGCTCTTGATGCGCACGCGCTGGGGCCGCCTGCTGCGCGCCGCCGCGGAAAACCGCAGCATGCTGGCCGCGCTGGGCGTGAACCAGGCCTGGCTGTTCACCTCCGCTTTTACCTTGGGTGCCTTCCTGGCCGGGCTGGGCGGCGCGCTAGCCGCCCCCCGTGTCCCCGCAACCTTGGGGCTGGACCTGGAAATCATCGCCAGCGCGTTTGTGGTGGTGGTGGTGGGCGGCCTGGGGTCCATCCCCGGCGCCTTCCTGGCGGCGCTGCTGATCTGCTGCGTCAAAGCCGTGTTCGTCTTCCTGGGGCAAGTGCATATTGGCCCCTGGGTGTTCAACCTGTCGAAACTGACCCTGCTGGCCGAGTTTGCCGTGATGGCGATCGTGTTGGTGGTGCGCCCCTGGGGCTTGCTGGGCAAGCCGCCGGCCCCAAGCTCCCACGTCAGCGCACCTGAACGCCCCATCGCGCCCGCCGGCCGTCGCCTGCGGCTGGCCTATGGCCTGCTGCTGCTTCTGCTGGCGCTGGTGCCCGTTGCAACGTTGCAGTGGCCGTATCTGGGCATCTTGATGACCGAGATACTCATTGCCGCCCTGTTCGCGGCCAGCCTGCACTTTCTGACGGGTTTGGCGGGCATGACCTCTTTTGGCCACGCCGCGTGGTTTGGCCTGGGCGCATACGGCGCGGCGCTGCTGCTCAAGCTGGTGGCAGTTCCCATGGAAGCCGCCCTGTTGCTAGGCCCCTTTGCCGCCGCAATCGGCGCGCTGCTGTTCGGCTGGTTCTGCGTGCGCCTGTCCGGCGTGTACCTGGCCATGCTGACGCTGGCCGTTGCGCAAATTCTCTGGGCGCTTGCTTACCAATGGGATGACGTCACGGGCGGCAGCAATGGCCTGATCGGGCTGTGGCCCTCGCCGTGGCTGACGCAAGGCCCCTGGTTCTACTACCTGACGCTGGCCGTGTGCGCGGCCGGCATCCTCTGGCTGCGCCGCCTGGCGTTTTCCCCGCTGGGTTATGCGTTGCGCGGCGTACGCGATTCGCCCTTGCGCGCCGAGGCGCTGGGCATGGACACGCGGCGCGTGCAGTGGGCGGGCTTTGTCGCGGCCTCCTTCGCCGCGGGCATGGCCGGTTCGCTCTATGCGTTTTCCAAAGGCAGCATCGCCCCCGACGTGATGGCGGTAAGCCGCTCGGTGGACGGGCTGGTGATGGTCTTGCTGGGTGGTTTACAGACGCTGGCGGGGCCGCTGGTGGGCGCGGCCGCCTACACCTGGCTGCAAGACGCCGCCGCGCGCAGCACCGAGTACTGGCACGCCGTGCTGGGCCTGGCCATCCTGGCGCTGGTCATGGTCTTT harbors:
- a CDS encoding ABC transporter permease, whose product is MSLSGLLSQLLNGLADASALFLVSAGLSLIFGVTRVVNFAHGSFYMLGVYLAWTFTTWFGDGPAYWAGLLLAALVTGLIGAAAEWLVLKRLYRAPELFQLLATFALVLIIGDAALAIWGPEDLFAARAPGLSGAVQILGRRFPQYDLLLIAAGPIVLGLLWLLLMRTRWGRLLRAAAENRSMLAALGVNQAWLFTSAFTLGAFLAGLGGALAAPRVPATLGLDLEIIASAFVVVVVGGLGSIPGAFLAALLICCVKAVFVFLGQVHIGPWVFNLSKLTLLAEFAVMAIVLVVRPWGLLGKPPAPSSHVSAPERPIAPAGRRLRLAYGLLLLLLALVPVATLQWPYLGILMTEILIAALFAASLHFLTGLAGMTSFGHAAWFGLGAYGAALLLKLVAVPMEAALLLGPFAAAIGALLFGWFCVRLSGVYLAMLTLAVAQILWALAYQWDDVTGGSNGLIGLWPSPWLTQGPWFYYLTLAVCAAGILWLRRLAFSPLGYALRGVRDSPLRAEALGMDTRRVQWAGFVAASFAAGMAGSLYAFSKGSIAPDVMAVSRSVDGLVMVLLGGLQTLAGPLVGAAAYTWLQDAAARSTEYWHAVLGLAILALVMVFPDGLAGAAARLRGRRA